In Micropterus dolomieu isolate WLL.071019.BEF.003 ecotype Adirondacks linkage group LG01, ASM2129224v1, whole genome shotgun sequence, the sequence gctggaaaaaACACAGTGCTACTTGATTACTAACAAATTTTTGTAAATCAACAGATTTTTACAAACTAGCCAATTAGCCATGCACAGCAGTTAGTGTAAGTCGCTTTAATTTGTTTACATTGCTATGATTACATAGCAATGTTACAGTGAATGCCACTttaacatgttttgtgtttttagagtCATGTTGGAAAGGTTTCTTACTGCAAAAAAGTGCaagtaatttaaataaatgttttgtttgacacATAGTATTTTTCTGGTCTGGTAAAGCACACAGAGTTAGTAATTACTGGTGAAGCAAAGGGTTATACACAGCTCACTGAATGTGATCCCCTACATAACCAACCAGGTATTGGTAACAGAATGAAATGCTAGTACTTGCGTAGTGAGTATTTCATCGCTACTTCTTATCAACATAACTTTTAAAGGATCAAGAGTCGCAGAAAAAGAATCTATTTGCAGGGTCACATTATTTAAAGACCAAGAAAATATCAGTTCATTCCGCCATGAAGATGTTTAATTGAACCAATAGTAAACACAATTGTTTATGCCATtagttgcagttttttttttaaatgcagtagAAAAGATCTCACCTAGGGAAACAGCTCACTGTTCAGGATGTCTATGACAGTCTCTTTAAGGCTTTGCACGTAACGAATTTGGTCAAGCACGGGAAAGAAGAAGTTCAGTCCCTATAAGAATCTACAAAACAAGTATTAGTGCTCCATTAATTTATATAGCCTTTACATAGTTGAAGTGTggtcacagagagagataaGCCTCCTCTGTACACAACGTTGTTGAACCCTTGGCTGAAAAGAATTACGGCTTTAAGAGCTGGTGAAAGCGCCCATCCTCTGGACCACCCAGCCCTCCTGCTGCGGCTAAACAGGACCACAGTGTTCATGGGTAAGTTGGAAGCCCATCGTTGCTGGGCTGGGGCCACACACAGTCTGGGCACACTCTGCAGAGACAGGAGACACAGATGTACAAATCAGTTGAGTTTTCCCAATTACACCCGCACCTTTGGTATCGGTGGTATCTTACTTGTgtaatgggttttttttgtttgttttttggtatCAGTGTCCAACACCTAGTTATTCAAGTAAATGCATGGCTCTTAATGCTGGAGCTAAATATCAGAAGGTTCAATCACAACCTTATTTATATTTAGGATATGTGCCCATTATAATAGACCAATAAATTATTTCTGTAAATACTGTCACACCTGCAAGTGCAACTGATTAACGTTACGAGGAACTTTGGTGTGAGCAACATCACAACCCGGGATGACTGGCCAGTTTGAAAGGAGCTAGTatgagctaacattagctgctgtTTCCCGCAGGTAACGTGGCCTAGTTATGTAACTTAACTTAATGCAGAAACCTTATGCACAAATAGGAAACCTAAATGTCAGGTGCTGCCAGCTAAAATAAGTGGCTAATCTAAAGCAGCTAGCTGACCTGTCTGTCTATTAGCTAACACGGAAAGTAGTTCATTAGTGCCTGAAACAGGGTGTTTACCTTAAAAACGGCACCGCCGGTCAGACACCGTGTCCGTAACATGTTTTACAGAAAAGTTCTTAAATGTAAACGctatacaaatattttaaagtgttattaaCCGTCATGCCAGATTTCCTGGGTACgatatttcttctgttttcaaCGTCGTTAGCAGCCATGTTCCTGTGCAACACCGACCCCTAGTGCTTCGGATGATGGCACTGCAGCTTAATTCAGTAGTGCCTTCCAATGCTGGACAGGCTAGATAATGATATATTCCTTGAAATGACCATGTATGTTTTAAGGGCTGTATCAAATAAACCTGGCACTTGAATCAACTAATGTATTAATAAACATCCCAAAGCgatatgtatattttaataaatgttattaatagtttaaattagattaaatattGGTGTTTCTAAGAGAATCAGGTCATTAAAGCTAAATTAGATCACAGTGATAGTGGTTTTATAAAAAGACAAACCATCCTAACTTTAAatcttttaatgtaaataatgttgaaTATTATTAGAATCAGTTTTGCCCAGTAGGTTTAAACATACAAGAATTTTGCTTtggtatattggtgcataacaataaacatagtaagtagaaaatataaagaaagatacaaaaaatactgtatgtcaagaagcataaatataaaatatagacaatgtatataaaatagagtatacaaaataatatgtaCAGTTTGACTGTTATGTAAATGAAGGAGCTGTAATGTTTGTGCAGGGATGTGCAAAAGATTTACAGTATGAGGTTTCGAGAATATTTGCAGTGTGCAAGATCATAGTCCAGATGTTTTGGGTTAATGTATAGCACTGAGTCAGGAGTGTTGATGCTTACAGTTAACGTGTTAACGTGTAGTTGGGGATTAAGGGGGTATGGGAGTCAGTGTCTGTTGTTGATAAGGCTAGATTCTTTttggaagaaactgttcttgtggcgcGAGGTTTTTAAAACCAACCAAGGGAACGAGGACACAATGAGTTAACCCTTATACTGTAGTATTACCACTATATTATATACAATTCATTTCTACATGTATATAATGAAGCCTCGTAACATTATGTATTCACTTGGTTTTTATGAcagcaaaatatttttacactgcaAAGTACAGAAATTGAGATCCTgcctaaataaaaaatgaagccTAAATAATGAAAATCTCTACACTACATAAACTAAAATCTAAGTAAGATTAATgatcttaattgaaggcaaaatatacttgttttttgtctgacaagatatatttcttcttaccaggcggcttttatgttagagaatttcacttcacagtaatatttcccccttgtttttgagagctcacttTTTGCAGTGTAAATAGAAAGATAATATACTTATTGTGTTTCATTCATCTTATGTGTTATAATGTTTAACTATAGAGTGTGAGAGAAAAGTATCAATTCTGCATCTGAAGCCACTGTAGAGGCTGTCGATGGCATCTCATTACATAGTGAATACACATTGTTAAAAGTCCCTTTGGTGTATAGTGTTGTTGAGCTCTAGCTCTTCAATTCATCATGCAGGGAGACCCATCACTTTTAAAGCTGGgccatatttttaaatattttgatataattaaaatctttaattcaaaacaaagaaCCATTGTTATATTTCATAATAACTGTTCCACAGTCAGTATGGGAACTTCATGTAAAGCATACTGTAAGTGGAAATCCATTTCCATAAACCTGCGATTAAAAGTTAATTGCTGTTGCTCTTTTTAAGCAGCAGCGGTTTTTATTCTCTTGGAATCCAATATGGTTTCTTAATGTGTATTAATGAGCCAGCAGTATTAGCTGTCCTTGTGTTTTCAGCTTGATGGTGTATTTAGTGGTCACTGATATTTTCATGGTGTTGCAGAGCCTGGTGGCTAAATTGGCCTTAATGAAGCCAGCAGACCATTTCTCTCCATTATTGTAGCtgattgtttcattttcacaacTTATTGCAACTtgcaatgaaataaaacaatttataatttgttaaatggaagacagacaggattCCTCTCCTCCGGTGGATTTGGACAGAGTAGTGGGAGAGGTTTCATCAGATGGCACGGTACATGACGATaaacaggatgactttaaagcGATACATTGATAGGAAACAACTAGGAGATATAGCTGCAAATAGCTTGCAAATTCAAAATGGCGTTTGAATTTGCAAGATAAAATTACATTGTTGTCTCTGTGGCTCAACTTATCCTCTCACTTGGCTTAACTTCCCCCTCACACaaactgtgttttaaagaaacGTTAGCCTCTCTGGAATAATCTAGTCCACATTTAATAGCTATAGGTATAGTGGTttttgatctggacctggtctaatgtggtatAAGTGTTTCAGACAGTGTTAAAAGCCTAAAGCTTTGAGTAAAAGGTGCAAAAAATGGAGGGTTGGTTGCTCAGCAATGAAATAACAGCTGAATCGGAAGGTTACTTCAACATcaaccagtacaagcacagccaGAGAGGTAACCTTAGAGCAGCATCAGAAACTTAGAACCTTTAGAAAATTAGTTTTTATAGTCTCTCTGTGGTCTTTATATTAAATGCCAttgctgcatttttatttatttttttactttagtatTGTTTAAATTGAAACCCAGATTtttcagctctgtttacatAGGTTGGTTCAGATTAGgaataaaatacagagaaatataataaatgttaaaacagaaaaaataaacattgagGTTTTTTTGGAACTCTTTTagactcatccatccatccatccatcgtcaaccgctaatccgtacagggtcacgggggggctggagccaatcccatcttagattgggcgaaaggcggggtacattCTGGACAGGTCggcagtccatcgcagggccacatatagacaaacaaccactcacaaaAGGACAATTtgagagacaccaattaacctagcctgcatgtctttggatggtgggaggaagctggagcacccggagagaacccacgtggacaacatgcaaactccccACTGAAAGGCCAGcgtttgaacccatgaccttcttgctgtgaagcgACAgagctaaccactgcaccacctcGCTGCCCCTTCATCTGAaaaattaatgacaaaataaatggaaatgaaaTTATAGATAATTTATCAGAGCAAATATCTTTTCTATTCTAATGattaggtttttttgtttgtttgttttttttacattttattgtctgGATTGCTGCATGTGGACTGCAAATCCTGcatctttgtcattttattcaTAAACATTATGCAGATCTCCACTTCCCAGTGTTAATGCtcattataaatataaattctgTGAAATGTATGATTTTAACTGTAATTGTCAGTTGTGTTGCTTGTTAAAACGGGTGCTTTATTTGTCTGACACTTGTAGATATGCGGCTTTAACAGACGACATCTTGGAGGAAGAGGAACGTTCTAGAGATAAACTGAGAGAACttcttctctgtgctggagcTCTGAGGTAAATATGTTTCTCAGTAtttccagctgctgtgtttAATGTTTCAGGATATTTAAGCATTAACATGTGTaaatttatgtatatatatatattttaaattgagtGACCACTTGgttaaaaaaagagatttacTGGGTCATTGTTTTTTCTCAAAGTTTTGCATGTTAGTTTCAGAGTTGTTGGTAAGCTGTCAGAGAAGccttgtgagtgtgtttgactTGGTGTTGCAGTGGTGGGGTCAGATGCCATGAATGTCTAAGAACCTGTGATCGCTGGTTtagtcctccctctctccctctcttttgtgttttctgtttcaaagGCAGACCTCCTcagcagtggactgaaaagcTGTCAGAGAGGTTCAAATGCAAAGGGAGCCGGTGGAGAAGCAGCATCGCTCGCATTTTGTAAAGCACCTGCTGCACTGCGGCAGTCCCGGTTCGGTGCCCATGATACCCCGGCACCTGGAGCATAATTCCCACTGAAGTGGATGAGGAGGGGAGCTGTGTCCTCCTCTACTCCTGAAAGACCTGTAAGATGGGGCttatggggaaaaaaaccctCCTCCCAGCTGGGGTCTTTTACTTAAAGATGCATTTGCTGCATTACACCAGGCGCCGCCTGGAGATAAACTATTTTGTAATATTACCGCtgctactttttatttatttatttatttatttattacttctaCTTTTTATTGATTACTGATTGGATATTTGCATACGTTGTGAATATCTATTGTTGGAGCTCGTATGTGATTCTAACctgtaggggagagcgggggcaaaagtaacatttttcagaaaaacctgatttgaaaagataatgtttcagacagagatatatttttgctgtggtcactaactcacaggtgtggtctatcaatatcaggtggtattttgttcaaatgtagaacgacttccgtataatttcactttaaacataagtggcacattgttactttcgATCCCGTCAgctgggacaaaagtaacacaacaatacaagctagattttttgtgttacacttgtatttaataaacatgactgtgaccttgttaatgtgtaactgcagacatcttttgtcctttatctttaaaaaaaaatgtaatacattttttattttaaatattcagtttcaaaagtaacctgacagcccaaacttgaattgtttagaatatttaatattatattaaagatatattataaatatataatataaatatgcaaatgtgtgcacctaAAACAGGGGGGAAATGGTAAGATGGACATTGTTTATGAACCTGACatgattcaaataaaataagagtttactgatcctgcactgggaatatttgcatgttgcagcagtttcagaaacagtgaaaaaatgaaacataatttagaaagataggacaaaaatgaaaataaacaataaacattaaaaagctatttacagaataggcctatacaaatttcacattttgaaattaatttaaatttgttttagtaaGAACAGTATGAGTGATCTGAATTTTGAGTGCTTTTTACTGATACCTACTACACTGACCTCCTTAAGTATGCAGCTTCCTCTCCTAGTCCAAGGAGAAGACTTAATAATGTGATCTATACCTGTGGTCACAGAGCTGCACACAGAGCTGCACATAGAGCTACTGTtctgttgttgtatttattgttcAAATTTATTTCCCACATTACTGATGAGGAAAATATGTGTTATTGAGCCAGCAGTCCTTGTGTTTTCAACTTGAAGGTGTATTAAGTGGTCACTAATCTGCTCATGGTGTTGCAGAGCCTGGTGGCTAAATTGGCATTAATGAAGCCAGCAGACCATTTCTCTCCATTATTGTAGCtgattgtttcattttcacagcTTATTGCCACTTGCAAGGAAACaacaatttataatttatataatctCAGTTATGAAAACACTGTAGAATCTTAAAGGCCTTATCAAACCACTAAATAAcactgtgtggtgtgtgtggtgtacGACACACAgagtttgttgtatttattgttcACATTTATTTCACCATGTTACTGATGAGGAAAACTTGAAAAATCAGAAGACAGGTCAGCAACCTTAGATATGAGAACCCTGTTCTTCTCTCACTGAGCTACACACAGACTTAGAATCaggttgttttgttgttgtatttattattcACATTACAGACGAGAACTCTTTGAAAATCACAGGATGGATCCATGTGGTTTATCTCCATTGTAAAAACTAATGTAGTTAAAGTTACCATTGAGAGTTGGTTGTGATTTTCATTTGGATTGcataacatttgaacatttgaaaAATCAAGGACCATAACTTATTACTTATTTCATCTTAGTGCTGAAAactcaaaaaatataaatagttGCACACATTAAACGGGCAAATAATTGTCTCTATGATTCTTTTTTCAGTAAGACTCAACTCTTTGTGTTCTTCAACACTTGCATAAACAGTGAACTCCTCTGAGTACATTACGACTAATAggataaatacatttaataaatatcCTGCTGCAAGTTTATGCATCATTATTGTAATCTAATAatctatattaaaataactgacgTGCGTCGTTCTGCTGCATAATGACTGtggtatccaatatttgtgcatttgactcataacagttcaaaatagcactgtagcagcaggacagagggtcagtgaccttctatgggagagcagtgattggtggttatgtagggactgaacccttctatagaatttgttttgttacctcagaatagtactgtgcccttctatgggtttgaccttttattttgcagactcaaaccctgctatggtacctaacagatacctaaacatatcctatagaagctatgtttgatgtacagagagacagagtggccatcgggctgggtcactctccaagctgctgcagagcttgttattgattgatgctgaactccttgatgtaataaatttttatgatcaagaacagtgtcaagcgggtttcttctcaacacatcatcgcagcattattgttcagaCACCACATGACTATTACAGTTTGCAAACGTATGTACTTAAAATTCAAAAGTCTGGTTGACGGAGAAGGGGTTAAGTTACGTCATGTTGACGTAAGTCGTTTATACGGAAGTGGAATGTGAATGCGCTGTCCACGGTAGcaaaaatgcagtttttgtgCTGAATATTAGCGGTATTTTGGGGGAAACCTGACTCGAGCGTTAAAAATCAGCACTGGTGACAAGCCGGGAGCACGTGCAGGCGGCTAGTTAATACTAATGAGTGATATCCTGCAGCTGTGAAGTGAACATGTGCACAAGTTATCCCACGCCACTTTACTCCCACGCTGGACGAGGAGACTTCCGGGATGTTTACGAGCCGGCGGAGGActcttttcttttgattgaCGCTCTGGAGAAAGATGCGGAGAGGCTGCAGCTGATGAGGTGAGGCAGGGCTCGCCTGTTGTACCTAAAGTGCGTCACATATTTCCTTTAGTTCACCTTGATATGCCTTGTAAATCTTTAAACCGGGtatttctctgctgtttgtagcccatgtgtgtgtttggaggtGGGCAGTGGCTCAGGAGTGGTGTCTGCATTTCTGGCATCAGTGGTTGGACCCTCAGCTCTGTACCTGTGAGCGACTCACTTATGAAAAGCAAACTTTCCCCCATGTGCAACCaatcaaaaaagacaaaacacttgTCATAGTCTAACGTTAATCTTAAATACATACGTGTTTCTCTTTCAGTTGCACTGATGTGAATCCTGCTGCAGCACAGTGCACAGCAAAGACAGCATCCTGTAACAAAGTGTCACTGCAGCCTGTCATCACATCCCTGGTGAGCTTTTATTCACATTTCAGGTATGCACATGCTTTATGAATTCTTTAAGAAGCATGTACACAAACTCATATCTAAGGGCTGTTTTCCTTTCAGGTGGAGTGTCTTCTGCCTCGCCTCAGCGGGAAAGTCGATGTCCTTCTCTTCAACCCTCCCTATGTGGTCACCCCTTCAGAAGAGGTGGTTGAGCTCCGCACAGCACTTTATCTTCATTTCAGAGACCAAGTGCGTATTATTAACAGTGTGTGCTTTTCTTCCAGGTTGGCAGCAGGGGTATAGAGGCTGCCTGGGCCGGCGGTGAGCGAGGGCGCGAGGTGACCGACAGATTCCTGCCTGTGGTAGCACAGTTGCTCTCCAGTAAAGGGTTATTTTACCTCATCACCATCGCTGAGAACGATCCGGGTGAGTTTACTGATGCCCCTTGAGATTCTTTGGAGTGCAGGAAAACATTCAGTCTGTCTGGATAAGGagttgtcattttaattttttcttacCAGAGGAGATCATCTGTTTACTGGGCAAATGTGGTTTGAGGGGAGAATCGTGCTTGTCTACAAGAGCTGGAAATGAGAGGCTGTCCGTTCTGCGCTTCCATAGGCGCTGACAAACATGGAACTGCTACTATGAAACCCGCTGAAAAAGGATTACAAGAACTTTGGTGGACTGATAAGAGTATTTctacattaataaaaacagaattgcCACAACATGACTCCTTGCATTCACCCAGGCAGGTTTAATAATGAAGTTTCAGCTATACAGACAAAAATCCCTAATTATACTAACATACATCTGGACAGCATTACAAGTACGGCATGTAGGACCTCCATGAGTTATAGGTCAACTCTAGTGCAACTAACATTTCTCAGAAGATAAAAttggaatgtgtttttttgtttcaagtACGATGCTTCTTTACACAAATTTTTTGTCTATGTATCTCATGCCATGAAGGAATCTACTAAATGGACCTGACAACCTAAAAATAAGGAAAGTTTGGGGTAGTGGTAAAAGTGGTAAAGTGAATATCTTgatttttgttaatgttttctaTAATAAAACCAGTGTTAAGTAACAGGAGTAAACTGTTAATGCTGTTTAATGAGCAATAATGTGAAGGTGAGCTGGATTTGTGTTCTTTTAATTCTGCGAGTTCGACTTCCAGATGATGTGTCCGTCCTCTCCGAGCCTAACCGCGCCGCTGGCCACCAGCTCCAGAGCGGCGGGGAAGGCTCGGTGCTCAGCCTCTCTAATTCTGTGGGACAGACTCTCTTCTGTGTCGCTGCCCAGCACGGGCACTACCTCCTGCGTGATGATGGCTCctgcatccacctcttcctAAAACACAGTAAACCAAACTCGTTCAGCTCTTCGTTTGATGTGTGCTATTCCCATATTATGTCATACTCACCACTACAAAGTGGACTGTGCAGCCAGAAACCCGCACCCCAGCCTGAAGAGCCTGCATCTGGGCATTCACACCCTTGAAGGAGGGCAgcagggatggatggatgtt encodes:
- the n6amt1 gene encoding methyltransferase N6AMT1 produces the protein MCTSYPTPLYSHAGRGDFRDVYEPAEDSFLLIDALEKDAERLQLMSPCVCLEVGSGSGVVSAFLASVVGPSALYLCTDVNPAAAQCTAKTASCNKVSLQPVITSLVECLLPRLSGKVDVLLFNPPYVVTPSEEVGSRGIEAAWAGGERGREVTDRFLPVVAQLLSSKGLFYLITIAENDPEEIICLLGKCGLRGESCLSTRAGNERLSVLRFHRR